A single window of uncultured Sunxiuqinia sp. DNA harbors:
- a CDS encoding phospholipase D-like domain-containing protein, which yields MKAKFLGHGLDTENEFNVGKQLAVSFASPKYDTFYGFVAFAAISGVRLLAPYIKKAQENYKQIRFFIGVDNRGTSKEALEQLINENIETYIYHDTREFITYHPKLFIFEGEKHTRIIMGSSNLTSSGIKNNIEASIQLDFFTNTDNQGKKVLGEIKGYFEDLLNLSSTKLKLLDNKLLKELISQNLLFNQSKRGDKTTEPKSIDGSKENDQDESIEVSEFDLDSGIEQKHLKSKTRERHFTAYDYERFEILLERYVIYKRDVSPSGIVSKHPETDEERELFRWYQKMNALYNENELPHDIVDRLKSVDFPFAGVGRLRKRLIKWDKDFEKLVDYKNKVNPNSNFIHVPQFTDKSNPYYKLGIWCAYQKQRRKGNENYPPPWTKHEEDKMNSINFVWEPSHAGGRSSDDEWTDNLVTLEKYYSKKVNYKTVPSQKTRVGHWLNDQMTFKVRQERENRTDLISPIRIELLGDLLARNGIEWEWEKQKHREGIEKKLNSWRKTQELDKIGKNNYLTDKEKKEIKKMRDDVAQLRSQSKRWNNDKHRWKYEFLDKAGFPYDKKNNASP from the coding sequence ATGAAAGCTAAATTTTTAGGACACGGACTTGATACAGAAAATGAATTCAATGTTGGAAAACAACTTGCTGTTTCGTTTGCTAGTCCTAAATATGATACTTTTTATGGTTTTGTTGCATTTGCTGCAATTTCAGGAGTAAGATTGTTGGCTCCATACATTAAAAAGGCTCAAGAGAATTATAAACAGATTCGCTTTTTTATTGGAGTTGATAATAGAGGAACATCAAAAGAAGCTCTTGAACAACTAATTAATGAGAATATTGAAACCTACATTTATCACGATACAAGAGAATTTATAACGTATCATCCAAAATTATTCATTTTTGAGGGCGAAAAACATACCCGTATTATTATGGGTTCTTCAAATCTTACAAGTTCCGGAATTAAGAATAACATTGAGGCTTCTATTCAGCTTGACTTTTTTACTAATACTGATAACCAAGGGAAAAAAGTACTCGGAGAGATTAAAGGATATTTTGAGGATTTATTAAATCTCTCTTCGACTAAACTCAAATTACTTGACAACAAATTACTCAAAGAACTTATAAGTCAAAACTTACTTTTTAATCAGTCAAAGCGTGGAGATAAAACAACTGAACCAAAGTCTATTGATGGTTCAAAAGAAAATGACCAAGATGAAAGTATTGAAGTTTCAGAGTTTGATTTAGATTCAGGAATAGAACAAAAACATTTAAAATCAAAAACAAGAGAACGTCATTTTACAGCATATGATTATGAAAGATTTGAGATTTTACTTGAACGATATGTAATCTATAAAAGAGATGTCAGTCCATCAGGAATTGTAAGTAAGCACCCTGAAACTGATGAGGAAAGAGAATTATTCCGTTGGTATCAGAAAATGAATGCTCTCTACAACGAAAACGAGTTGCCACACGACATAGTGGATAGATTAAAAAGTGTTGATTTCCCATTTGCAGGTGTCGGCAGGTTGAGAAAAAGATTAATTAAATGGGATAAGGATTTTGAAAAACTCGTTGACTATAAAAATAAAGTCAACCCAAATAGCAATTTTATTCATGTTCCACAATTTACTGACAAATCAAATCCTTATTATAAATTAGGTATTTGGTGTGCATATCAAAAACAACGCAGAAAGGGTAATGAAAACTATCCTCCACCTTGGACAAAGCATGAAGAGGATAAAATGAATTCGATTAATTTTGTTTGGGAGCCATCTCATGCAGGTGGTAGGTCTTCAGATGATGAATGGACGGATAATTTAGTTACTTTGGAAAAATATTATAGCAAAAAGGTTAATTACAAAACTGTACCATCTCAAAAAACAAGAGTCGGGCATTGGTTAAATGACCAAATGACATTTAAGGTGAGACAGGAAAGAGAGAATAGAACCGATTTGATAAGTCCAATTAGGATTGAGTTGCTTGGTGATTTACTTGCGAGAAATGGTATAGAATGGGAATGGGAAAAGCAAAAGCATCGAGAAGGTATTGAGAAGAAATTGAATAGTTGGAGGAAAACTCAAGAATTAGATAAAATTGGAAAAAACAACTATTTAACTGACAAAGAAAAGAAAGAAATCAAAAAAATGCGTGATGATGTGGCTCAATTAAGAAGTCAAAGTAAAAGATGGAATAATGACAAACATAGATGGAAATATGAATTTTTGGATAAGGCAGGATTTCCGTATGACAAAAAAAACAATGCCAGCCCCTAA
- a CDS encoding TrlF family AAA-like ATPase, with product MNDDRGSIWRKWDLHIHTPFSVLNNGFGEDFDSYVKTIFKSAIDKNISAIGITDYFSIDGCKKIINEYISKEEKLKEIFTKSEIEQVQKILILPNIELRLHDLVDGRRINFHVIFSNEVSIRDIEEHFLHELDFVHESMPFEKDNTRKLKESNLIELGEKLQKEQGEFEGQSPLYTGMLTATVQHKDISEILQDSRFLKKYLIGVPSDEDLSKIKWTGQGHMVRKSLIQKSNFLFASAQSTIEFGLGKKHNSTDEFIEEFKSLKPCIWGSDSHDFEKLFEPDLERYCWIKADTTFEGLRQIIFEPEERVFIGKSPQFIDSVNNNPTKYFNKVVVKPVDSYSGKNGKWFENTTINFNSGLCAIIGNKGKGKSAIADILGLLGNSKVSITENKDGLFSFLNKSKFCKKGFAENFNATLYWNDGTNKTRNLSEDIDFTDNEKIKYIPQKFFEDLCSTQEDDNFREELNNVVFSRVDSKYKLAKTSFHDFIEYKSELITNDIESSIIRLKEINSTIIALHQKQSPEYLASIENKIKGKKEELAAHQKIKEEITVIKNPSEDKQLSEEQRAKSESISKITEQQNTIQSEIDKTEKKQEQLEINKFELERILEDITDLEENFSLWKSERNELFKKYELNIEKLVKFKADKEQISVKKNLIDAELKKIEIILSNESQKGDDGNELSFFIKKEQILKEKSKLEGELEKPFKDFHDYQLKLKEWETKKKEIEGSSDTPNSLLFFQNEKNYIENVLAQELKTSITTRNDIVKEIFEKKREIQDIYNNIKKSISDLLSKYSSDQEISLETSFEFDSEFFKSFHRNYVNRYGAFYQKDDSFLRELTNKYDFDEENQVVEFLNMLVGLEIHFKENSELNFLNYLFSLEYLNPRYNLKLNGKSLRELSPGERGGLLLIFYLILDKDDKPLVIDQPEDNLDNQSVSEILVPYIREAKKRRQIIMVTHNPNLAVVSDADQIIRMNIDKENDFLVSQISGAIENPSINKAIVDILEGKMKAFNNRRLKYQDN from the coding sequence ATGAATGACGATAGAGGTTCAATATGGAGAAAATGGGATTTGCATATACATACTCCTTTTTCGGTGTTAAATAATGGTTTTGGAGAAGACTTTGATAGTTACGTAAAAACCATTTTTAAAAGTGCAATTGATAAGAATATTTCTGCGATTGGAATTACAGATTATTTTTCAATTGATGGATGCAAGAAAATTATCAATGAATATATCAGCAAAGAAGAAAAACTGAAAGAAATATTTACAAAATCTGAAATCGAACAAGTTCAAAAAATACTTATTCTACCAAATATAGAGCTTCGATTACATGATTTAGTCGATGGAAGGAGAATTAATTTTCATGTGATTTTTTCAAATGAAGTTAGTATACGAGATATTGAAGAACATTTCTTACATGAACTTGATTTTGTTCATGAATCAATGCCTTTTGAGAAGGATAATACGAGAAAGTTAAAGGAGAGTAACTTAATTGAATTAGGAGAAAAGCTACAAAAGGAACAAGGAGAATTTGAAGGCCAAAGTCCTCTATATACAGGAATGCTTACTGCTACTGTTCAGCATAAGGATATCTCAGAGATTCTACAAGACTCAAGATTCTTAAAAAAGTACTTAATCGGAGTTCCATCTGACGAAGATTTATCAAAAATCAAATGGACTGGTCAAGGTCATATGGTTAGAAAATCTTTAATTCAAAAGTCTAACTTTTTATTTGCATCAGCCCAGAGTACTATTGAATTTGGCCTTGGTAAGAAGCATAATTCTACTGATGAGTTTATCGAAGAATTTAAATCATTAAAGCCTTGCATTTGGGGGTCTGATTCACATGACTTTGAGAAGTTGTTCGAACCTGATTTAGAAAGATATTGTTGGATAAAAGCAGATACAACTTTCGAAGGATTAAGACAAATTATTTTTGAGCCTGAAGAACGGGTTTTCATTGGTAAAAGCCCCCAGTTTATTGATAGTGTAAATAATAATCCGACAAAATACTTTAATAAAGTTGTTGTCAAGCCAGTAGATTCATATTCAGGCAAGAATGGAAAATGGTTTGAAAATACAACTATTAATTTCAATAGCGGACTATGTGCAATAATTGGTAATAAAGGAAAGGGGAAAAGTGCAATTGCTGACATTCTTGGGTTACTGGGCAATTCAAAAGTCTCAATTACAGAAAACAAAGATGGATTATTCTCATTTCTGAATAAAAGTAAATTTTGCAAAAAAGGATTTGCGGAAAACTTTAACGCAACACTTTATTGGAATGATGGCACTAATAAAACAAGAAACCTTTCTGAAGACATTGATTTTACAGATAATGAAAAAATAAAATATATCCCTCAAAAATTCTTTGAAGATTTATGTTCGACACAAGAGGACGATAATTTCAGAGAAGAATTGAATAATGTAGTTTTTTCTAGAGTCGATAGTAAATATAAACTAGCAAAGACATCATTTCATGATTTTATTGAGTATAAATCAGAGTTGATTACAAATGATATTGAAAGTAGTATAATCAGATTAAAAGAGATTAATTCAACAATAATTGCATTACATCAGAAACAATCACCAGAATATCTTGCATCTATTGAGAATAAAATAAAGGGAAAAAAAGAAGAATTAGCTGCACATCAAAAAATAAAGGAAGAGATAACTGTAATTAAAAATCCTTCTGAAGACAAACAATTATCTGAAGAACAAAGGGCAAAATCCGAAAGCATATCGAAGATTACAGAACAACAAAATACTATTCAATCTGAAATTGATAAAACTGAGAAAAAACAAGAACAACTTGAAATAAACAAGTTTGAATTGGAAAGGATTCTTGAGGATATTACGGATTTAGAAGAGAACTTCTCATTATGGAAATCGGAAAGAAATGAGTTGTTTAAAAAATATGAGTTGAATATTGAAAAACTTGTCAAGTTCAAGGCAGATAAAGAACAAATATCCGTTAAGAAAAATTTGATTGATGCTGAATTAAAGAAAATTGAAATTATATTATCTAATGAATCTCAAAAAGGCGATGACGGTAATGAATTGAGTTTTTTTATAAAAAAGGAACAGATTTTAAAAGAAAAATCAAAGCTTGAAGGAGAATTGGAAAAACCATTTAAGGATTTTCATGACTACCAATTAAAGCTTAAAGAATGGGAAACTAAGAAAAAGGAAATTGAGGGCTCTTCTGATACTCCTAACAGTTTACTATTCTTTCAAAATGAAAAGAATTACATTGAAAATGTTTTAGCACAAGAATTAAAAACCAGTATTACAACTAGGAATGATATAGTAAAGGAAATCTTCGAAAAGAAAAGAGAAATTCAAGATATATATAACAACATTAAAAAGTCAATCTCTGATTTATTATCTAAATATTCTTCAGACCAAGAAATATCTCTTGAAACTTCATTTGAGTTCGATTCTGAATTTTTCAAATCATTTCATAGAAACTATGTAAACAGATATGGTGCATTCTATCAAAAAGACGATAGTTTTCTTCGTGAATTAACTAATAAATACGACTTTGATGAAGAAAATCAAGTTGTTGAATTTCTTAACATGTTAGTTGGACTTGAAATCCATTTTAAAGAAAATTCTGAGTTGAACTTTTTGAATTATTTATTTTCTTTAGAATATTTAAATCCAAGATACAATTTAAAACTAAACGGAAAGAGTTTAAGGGAACTCTCACCAGGAGAGAGAGGTGGACTTCTATTAATATTTTATTTAATTCTTGATAAAGACGATAAACCTTTAGTAATAGACCAACCTGAAGACAATTTGGATAATCAAAGTGTTAGTGAAATATTAGTGCCTTATATTAGAGAAGCTAAAAAACGCAGACAGATAATTATGGTAACGCACAACCCAAATTTAGCTGTAGTATCGGATGCAGACCAAATTATTAGAATGAATATTGACAAGGAGAATGATTTTCTTGTTTCTCAAATAAGTGGGGCAATTGAGAATCCATCAATAAATAAAGCAATAGTTGATATACTTGAAGGTAAAATGAAGGCCTTTAATAATAGAAGATTAAAATATCAAGACAATTAA
- a CDS encoding retron St85 family RNA-directed DNA polymerase, whose amino-acid sequence MNDTQHIEIGNWKSYITENIRGKITQRAISAYVENLVLRDTVVIIDFKHLAQLLGIDKHVLASIVNGSKAFYYNFEIPKRNDGKREISAPYPVLLSAQRWIYEHILIKQPLHESSKGFVKATSIVDNARRHLNQKYLLKMDIKDFFPSIQINRVMSVFRVLGYTKKISYYLASICCLDGVLPQGAATSPCLSNIIAKRLDYRLNGLAKKFDLIYTRYADDFTFSGNRISLGIIGYINSIVSDEGFKINENKTKLIGEKSQKIVTGISISSGKLTIPKKTKREVRKNIHYILKNGLFEHQKNINSNDPIYVERLLGFLFFWLSVEPENDFIKNSIEKLKIYSKMLDDENTLHLYK is encoded by the coding sequence ATGAATGATACTCAACATATAGAAATAGGTAATTGGAAATCTTATATTACTGAAAATATAAGGGGGAAAATTACTCAAAGGGCTATATCCGCTTACGTTGAGAATCTTGTATTAAGAGATACAGTTGTAATCATTGATTTCAAGCATTTAGCACAATTACTTGGGATAGATAAGCATGTCTTAGCTTCCATAGTAAATGGTTCTAAAGCGTTTTATTACAACTTTGAAATCCCGAAAAGGAATGATGGAAAAAGAGAGATATCGGCTCCATACCCTGTATTATTAAGTGCCCAACGATGGATATATGAGCATATATTAATAAAACAACCATTACATGAAAGTAGTAAAGGGTTTGTTAAAGCAACTTCAATAGTTGATAATGCTAGACGTCACCTGAATCAGAAGTATTTGTTAAAAATGGATATTAAAGACTTTTTCCCTTCTATTCAAATCAATCGTGTAATGTCTGTGTTTCGCGTTTTGGGGTATACGAAAAAAATATCATACTATTTGGCTTCAATATGTTGTTTAGATGGTGTTCTACCGCAAGGTGCTGCAACAAGCCCTTGTTTAAGTAATATAATTGCTAAACGACTTGATTATCGGCTAAACGGGCTTGCAAAAAAATTCGACCTTATATATACAAGATATGCAGATGACTTTACATTTTCAGGCAATAGGATTTCATTGGGAATCATAGGATATATTAATTCCATTGTATCAGATGAAGGATTTAAAATAAATGAAAATAAAACAAAGCTAATTGGTGAAAAAAGCCAGAAAATTGTAACTGGAATATCAATTTCATCAGGAAAACTAACTATTCCTAAAAAAACAAAACGAGAAGTTAGAAAGAATATTCATTACATTCTGAAAAATGGTTTATTTGAGCATCAAAAAAATATTAATTCAAATGACCCTATTTATGTTGAGCGGTTATTAGGATTCTTATTCTTTTGGCTTTCGGTTGAGCCTGAAAATGATTTTATTAAAAACTCAATTGAAAAACTAAAGATATATTCTAAAATGCTTGATGATGAAAATACTTTGCATTTGTATAAGTAA
- a CDS encoding endonuclease, translating into MKLKPLFLLVSLILLMSFKVFAQIPEGYYDSVKDLSGESLKTALYQIIKNHTEFPYTSSSTDTWDIIKESDRDTSNTENVVLFYSGWSVNAAQEYNNGAGWSREHIWAKSHGDFGTDLGVGTDLHHLRPADISVNSARGNDDFDVGGSLYIDGDGATECKTDNDSWEPRDAVKGDVARMLFYMAVRYEGDNGEPDLELVDQVDSYDLNKQGKGFHGKLSTLLEWHKADPVDSFEIRRNDIIYSYQKNRNPFIDHPEFTDLIWIPTDVNNLKEGNIKIFPNPADNFLNILVPDGIIAYCQILDMKGGLVISQEIGENENINTGNFTSGIYVVNVLINDRIFTSKIAVKH; encoded by the coding sequence ATGAAATTAAAGCCATTGTTTTTATTGGTTTCATTGATCCTTTTAATGAGTTTTAAGGTGTTTGCTCAAATTCCAGAGGGATACTATGATTCAGTCAAAGATCTCTCAGGAGAAAGCCTTAAAACTGCACTATATCAAATTATCAAGAATCACACCGAATTTCCATATACAAGTAGTTCTACTGACACCTGGGATATTATTAAAGAATCAGACAGAGATACCTCAAATACTGAAAATGTGGTCTTGTTTTATTCAGGATGGAGTGTTAATGCTGCTCAGGAATACAATAATGGAGCAGGTTGGAGTAGAGAGCATATATGGGCTAAAAGTCATGGTGACTTTGGAACAGACTTAGGTGTGGGAACAGATTTACATCATCTAAGACCTGCTGACATTTCAGTTAATAGTGCCAGAGGCAATGATGATTTTGATGTAGGTGGTTCACTTTACATTGATGGTGATGGTGCAACAGAATGCAAAACCGATAATGATTCTTGGGAACCAAGAGATGCTGTTAAAGGAGATGTTGCAAGAATGTTGTTTTACATGGCCGTAAGGTATGAAGGCGATAACGGAGAACCAGATTTAGAACTTGTTGACCAAGTTGATAGCTATGATTTAAATAAGCAAGGGAAAGGCTTTCATGGTAAATTATCAACTCTTTTAGAATGGCATAAAGCTGATCCTGTAGATAGTTTTGAAATCAGAAGAAATGATATTATTTACAGTTATCAAAAAAATAGAAATCCATTTATTGATCACCCTGAGTTTACGGATTTAATCTGGATTCCAACTGATGTCAACAACCTAAAAGAAGGAAATATTAAAATCTTCCCTAATCCAGCTGATAACTTTTTAAATATTCTAGTTCCTGATGGGATAATAGCATACTGCCAAATACTAGACATGAAAGGAGGACTTGTGATTAGTCAAGAAATTGGGGAGAATGAAAATATAAATACTGGAAATTTCACTTCTGGTATTTATGTAGTCAATGTTTTAATAAATGACCGTATTTTTACGTCCAAAATTGCTGTTAAACATTAA
- a CDS encoding helix-turn-helix domain-containing protein, whose product MIEKDLKQILNQQMRLLEMMEIKKGQSAKSKSQDVFTLAQIAEKFSVSIRSIYNWKEQGILPCTVVGSKTYVTQKQLDDFLSQHEVKPIKGWRAL is encoded by the coding sequence ATGATCGAAAAAGATCTTAAACAAATTTTAAATCAGCAGATGAGACTCCTAGAAATGATGGAGATTAAGAAGGGGCAGTCTGCAAAAAGTAAAAGCCAGGATGTTTTTACCTTGGCACAAATCGCTGAAAAATTCAGTGTATCAATTCGTTCTATTTACAATTGGAAGGAACAGGGAATTCTTCCTTGTACTGTCGTGGGTTCAAAAACGTATGTCACCCAGAAGCAACTGGATGATTTCTTATCCCAACATGAAGTGAAACCCATTAAAGGATGGAGGGCACTGTAA
- a CDS encoding (Fe-S)-binding protein — MTVDLFVPCFIDQLYPETAFNMIKLLKKAGVTVEYNPEQTCCGQPAYNSGYWNESKNLAHKFVKDFPGEHFIVSPSASCTGFIKNYYGDLFNNEDSDYENHLKLKERLFELTDFLVNELKYIDFGASFHHKVCYHDACTALREYGIKREPRLLLSKVKGLELIEMEDTNTCCGFGGTFVTKFKAISAAMTEQKVEHALNTGAEYIISTESSCLLNIESYIKKNNLPIKPIHIADILASGWNSQ; from the coding sequence ATGACAGTAGATTTATTTGTTCCCTGCTTTATTGATCAGCTTTATCCGGAAACCGCTTTTAACATGATCAAATTGCTAAAAAAGGCTGGAGTTACAGTAGAATACAATCCTGAGCAAACCTGTTGCGGACAGCCAGCCTATAATAGTGGATATTGGAACGAATCTAAAAATCTTGCTCATAAGTTTGTAAAAGACTTTCCGGGCGAGCATTTTATTGTTAGTCCATCGGCATCGTGTACCGGATTTATCAAAAATTACTATGGCGACCTTTTCAATAATGAGGATTCGGATTATGAAAATCATTTAAAACTAAAAGAGCGACTTTTTGAACTGACTGATTTTTTAGTGAATGAGCTGAAATATATTGATTTTGGAGCAAGCTTCCACCATAAAGTATGCTATCACGACGCCTGTACTGCTCTTCGGGAATATGGCATAAAAAGAGAACCTCGCTTATTGCTTTCTAAAGTGAAAGGATTAGAATTGATTGAAATGGAGGATACAAATACTTGTTGTGGTTTCGGTGGCACTTTTGTAACCAAATTCAAAGCTATCTCGGCAGCTATGACTGAACAAAAAGTTGAACACGCATTGAATACCGGAGCAGAGTATATTATCTCTACTGAATCATCTTGTTTATTAAACATTGAAAGCTATATCAAAAAAAATAATCTACCTATAAAACCTATCCATATAGCTGATATTCTGGCAAGTGGCTGGAACAGTCAATAA
- a CDS encoding AAA family ATPase, translated as MEGTVMRGLDKRHVSGENSEKVKVDIAEIAKASGELDNVVPKPKELDSKEPREIANLGNQNYYSAKELHELGIVELPMLVEPLFIKSGITVFSGSSDTGKSTFLRQLAISIVLGDEKFLGWKINASHNSVIYVSTEDDKYAISYLLNKTLGNQNLPDSMDNLRYIFNTERLVDNLDAILNENPTDCVIIDALTDIYGGDLNQSNKVRNFLNQYFILADKHNCLFIFLHHTGKRTELLPPSKNNLLGSQGIEGKSRQVIELRRDPNDSKFRHLCVVKGNYLPDEYKTHSFKLNFNEDLTFEMTTERVRFENLVESADDKKEQHDNITERIIDLKENHGYSFIKCAKQLQDEGYPISKSTAHSYYREAKARSSKSDSEANSIESDNEISEELGDGTINPDYKYNDRGDKLFDD; from the coding sequence ATGGAGGGCACTGTAATGAGAGGATTGGATAAACGACATGTATCTGGGGAAAATTCAGAAAAAGTTAAGGTGGATATAGCAGAAATAGCCAAAGCTTCGGGCGAACTTGACAATGTAGTCCCTAAACCAAAGGAGTTAGATTCGAAAGAACCTCGTGAAATAGCGAATTTGGGAAATCAGAATTATTATTCAGCCAAAGAGCTACATGAATTGGGCATTGTAGAACTTCCGATGCTAGTCGAACCATTATTTATTAAGTCAGGAATTACCGTATTTTCCGGTAGCAGCGATACAGGTAAAAGTACTTTTTTGAGACAACTGGCCATTTCAATAGTTCTAGGAGATGAAAAGTTCTTAGGATGGAAAATAAATGCAAGTCACAACAGTGTTATTTACGTTTCAACTGAAGATGACAAATATGCAATATCATACCTGTTGAATAAAACGTTGGGGAATCAGAATCTTCCAGACTCAATGGACAATTTGCGGTATATCTTCAACACCGAAAGGCTCGTTGATAATCTTGATGCAATTTTGAATGAGAATCCAACTGATTGTGTAATCATTGATGCTCTGACTGATATTTATGGAGGCGATCTTAATCAGTCGAACAAAGTAAGGAATTTTCTAAATCAATACTTTATACTTGCCGATAAACATAATTGTTTGTTTATATTTCTTCACCATACTGGGAAACGCACGGAACTTCTTCCACCAAGTAAAAACAATCTACTTGGTTCTCAAGGAATCGAGGGGAAATCGAGACAGGTAATAGAATTGAGACGCGACCCAAATGATAGTAAATTCAGACATCTTTGTGTGGTAAAAGGTAATTACTTACCTGATGAGTATAAAACACATAGTTTTAAACTGAACTTCAATGAAGATTTAACCTTTGAAATGACTACAGAAAGAGTCAGATTTGAAAATCTAGTAGAATCAGCCGACGACAAAAAAGAGCAGCATGACAACATCACAGAAAGAATAATTGACTTGAAGGAAAATCACGGCTATTCATTTATTAAATGTGCAAAACAACTACAAGACGAAGGTTACCCAATCAGTAAAAGCACTGCACACAGTTATTACAGGGAAGCCAAAGCCAGATCAAGCAAAAGTGATTCTGAAGCGAATTCTATCGAGAGTGATAACGAAATCTCAGAAGAATTAGGAGATGGCACCATAAACCCAGATTACAAATACAATGATCGGGGAGACAAACTCTTTGATGATTAA
- a CDS encoding site-specific integrase produces MASVKLKFKTDKTLSDGTHPIVIQVIHNRKRKIFFIGHSATKKQWDEEKNCPNSKHPDRSLIKSRIKNATLRIKSIILDLENKHKPFSVDDIEKKYKNKLSSEMLGDYTDEIINNLKRAGKEGNSKAYQYTLNAFNKFSRGRKVRLADVNHNTVLKFEQFLKERDIKTNTISFYLRTLRAIINRAVKDEIIEESAYPFKNISIKSEKTRKRAVNKDIIKLVEELDVSKEDNLQLWKDLFMFSFYNRGMNVVDMAFLQVKNIEAGRLKYTRRKTGQHFSIKLTEKSKAIITRYNNLKDPESYIFPIIYRKGKEYLDYKNAMRLMNKKLKKISELLKLDVPLTTYVSRHSWATIAKKSGISTAIISEGLGHESEETTQVYLDSFENDVLDDANDVIIG; encoded by the coding sequence ATGGCATCTGTAAAATTAAAATTTAAGACTGATAAGACTCTAAGTGATGGTACACATCCAATAGTAATTCAGGTAATACATAATAGAAAAAGGAAGATTTTTTTTATTGGACATTCAGCTACTAAAAAGCAATGGGATGAAGAGAAAAATTGTCCGAACAGTAAACATCCTGATAGATCACTTATCAAATCCAGAATTAAAAACGCTACTCTAAGAATAAAGAGTATAATTCTTGATTTGGAGAATAAACATAAGCCATTTTCTGTGGATGATATTGAAAAGAAGTATAAGAATAAATTGTCGTCAGAAATGCTTGGAGATTATACTGACGAAATAATAAATAATCTTAAAAGGGCAGGTAAGGAGGGTAATTCAAAAGCCTATCAATACACATTAAATGCTTTTAATAAATTTTCAAGAGGGCGCAAGGTTAGGCTAGCTGATGTTAATCACAATACGGTGTTAAAGTTTGAACAGTTTCTTAAAGAGCGGGACATAAAGACAAATACAATTTCCTTTTACCTTCGCACGCTTAGAGCTATTATAAATAGGGCTGTTAAGGATGAAATAATAGAGGAATCAGCATATCCGTTTAAGAATATTTCAATCAAATCTGAGAAGACTCGAAAAAGGGCTGTAAATAAGGATATAATCAAATTGGTTGAGGAGCTTGATGTTTCTAAAGAAGATAATCTTCAGTTATGGAAGGATTTGTTCATGTTTAGCTTTTATAATCGTGGAATGAATGTGGTTGACATGGCTTTTCTACAAGTAAAAAATATTGAAGCAGGAAGACTAAAATACACAAGAAGAAAGACTGGTCAACATTTTAGTATTAAGCTTACAGAAAAATCCAAAGCAATTATTACCAGGTATAATAACCTCAAAGATCCTGAATCTTATATTTTCCCAATAATTTACCGTAAAGGCAAAGAATACCTGGATTATAAAAATGCGATGAGGCTAATGAACAAAAAGCTTAAGAAAATTTCAGAATTACTAAAACTTGATGTACCTTTAACCACATACGTATCCAGACACTCATGGGCCACTATAGCTAAGAAATCTGGCATTTCAACTGCTATCATTAGTGAAGGATTAGGACATGAATCAGAAGAAACCACCCAGGTGTACTTGGATAGCTTTGAAAACGACGTACTGGATGATGCAAACGATGTGATAATTGGATAA